The following proteins are encoded in a genomic region of Nicotiana sylvestris chromosome 4, ASM39365v2, whole genome shotgun sequence:
- the LOC104247078 gene encoding uncharacterized protein, translated as MNLTYIPPAMKDGEVVVQLMEEDIEEENVKWTRAVILYVVGNTPSIGAIESTNEENERVLMNGPYTINNRPVIMRQWSENFYFNEEVLRTIPLWIKLPNLPLNLWSNQALRKIGSGLGKLIYANACTTIAERISYARILIEMEVTRPLPEKIKLCDPKGNKCYLLGHTYKDQRKLRQDEVRKMWKGSKSSNGEKLEHLILRLTKLMHKGDLMNNWRKKQLYKIVDNYDEAHRGRIRVACDSTFVDYTMTRHHEQFILGKVTISQPNVQFHLCAVYVDAKVDGLKTVGRQYKWTNNHVYSRIDRILVNAEWIQMWPNMEGVSMNPGFSDHCPLSVKFDTSSQVEGKPFKFLNYLLKLKSFEDTMQIGWELGKRKQTMLTVWNKLKKLKVLLKQINKEEFRGIDSKIHDARERLESI; from the exons ATGAATCTCACCTATATACCTCCGGCAATGAAGGATGGTGAAGTTGTTGTGCAGCTGATGGAGGAAGACATTGAAGAGGAAAATGTAAAATGGACTAGAGCTGTAATATTGTACGTGGTGGGGAATACACCTTCAATCGGAGCCATTGAAAG TACTAATGAAGAGAATGAGAGGGTGCTAATGAATGGTCCTTATACAATTAACAATAGGCCAGTTATCATGAGACAATGGTCGGAgaatttttattttaatgaagAAGTTCTGAGGACTATCCCCCTGTGGATCAAGCTTCCAAATCTACCACTTAACCTTTGGAGTAATCAAGCATTACGTAAGATAGGAAGTGGTTTGGGGAAGCTAATATATGCTAATGCTTGTACAACGATTGCTGAGAGAATTTCATATGCAAGAATTTTAATAGAGATGGAAGTTACTAGGCCATTACCAGAGAAGATTAAGCTATGTGATCCAAAAGGAAAT AAATGTTATCTACTTGGCCATACATATAAGGATCAAAGGAAGCTGAGACAGGATGAAGTGAGGAAAATGTGGAAGGGAAGCAAAAGTAGTAATGGAGAAAAGTTAGAGCACTTGATCTTAAGGTTGACAAAACTGATGCACAAGGGAGATTTAATGAACAATTGGAGGAAGAAGCAACTATACAAAATA GTGGATAACTATGATGAGGCTCATAGGGGTAGAATACGGGTTGCATGTGATTCTACATTTGTGGACTATACAATGACTAGACATCATGAAcaatttattttgggaaaagtaACAATATCGCAGCCGAATGTTCAGTTTCACCTATGTGCTGTCTATG tGGATGCTAAAGTAGATGGATTGAAGACAGTGGGAAGACAATACAAATGGACAAATAACCATGTGTACAGTAGGATTGATAGAATCTTGGTAAATGCTGAATGGATACAAATGTGGCCTAATATGGAGGGGGTGTCTATGAACCCTGGTTTCTCTGATCATTGCCCTCTAAGTGTGAAGTTTGATACAAGTAGCCAAGTTGAAGGTAAACCTTTCAAGTTTTTGAATTATCTGCTAAAGTTGAAGTCTTTTGAAGATACAATGCAGATTGGTTGGGAGCTTGGAAAGAGAAAACAAACAATGTTGACAGTGTGGAACAAACTTAAGAAGTTAAAAGTGTTACTAAAGCAGATAAATAAAGAGGAGTTCCGTGGCATTGATAGTAAGATACATGATGCTAGAGAAAGATTAGAAAGTATATAG